The Neisseria yangbaofengii genome contains a region encoding:
- a CDS encoding VENN motif pre-toxin domain-containing protein gives MGQYFKANGEEGSLKYIIAHGILGAAVSAAEGNDALAGAISAGSAEAAAPIIGNYLYGEKDGSKLTAEQKETVSSILNLGGAAVGATGSSTADAVAGVRAARTAVGNNEFDLLQVISPSSAAYYSKDESHKNAMKLVSELRKFENSVIIVNGLPYVLGLGGSALIPLSGTGEALVLNEVGKKAILKAAGKGALVGGGVDILTQYGTCLYGQKENCSSSINYQRAAIAGGVSAATAGTGNYMAGSLAGVKQTGMLDVVKNSGSIKTFLKNNPTSSVIFVNEFTLNKLYSTTFKQIEEKSHKGVEK, from the coding sequence ATCGGACAATACTTCAAAGCCAACGGAGAAGAAGGCAGCCTGAAGTACATCATTGCACACGGTATACTTGGAGCAGCCGTATCCGCAGCGGAAGGCAATGATGCGCTAGCAGGAGCGATTAGCGCAGGCAGTGCGGAGGCCGCCGCACCGATAATCGGCAACTATCTCTACGGCGAAAAAGACGGCAGCAAACTGACGGCGGAGCAGAAGGAGACGGTTTCGAGTATTCTGAATTTGGGCGGTGCGGCGGTTGGTGCAACCGGCAGCTCAACGGCAGATGCGGTGGCCGGTGTGCGGGCTGCACGGACAGCGGTGGGAAATAATGAATTTGATTTATTACAAGTGATTTCTCCTAGCTCTGCTGCATATTATTCAAAAGATGAATCTCATAAAAATGCAATGAAACTGGTTTCAGAATTAAGAAAATTTGAAAATTCCGTTATTATCGTTAATGGATTACCTTATGTGTTAGGCTTGGGCGGTTCTGCCCTGATTCCTCTCTCCGGTACGGGAGAAGCCCTTGTGTTGAACGAGGTTGGTAAGAAAGCAATCTTGAAAGCAGCTGGAAAAGGGGCTTTAGTTGGAGGGGGTGTTGATATCCTCACACAATATGGTACTTGTCTATATGGGCAAAAAGAAAATTGTAGTTCTTCAATAAATTACCAAAGAGCAGCAATAGCAGGTGGCGTTTCTGCTGCAACTGCTGGCACAGGTAATTATATGGCCGGTAGTTTGGCGGGAGTAAAACAAACGGGGATGCTTGATGTAGTTAAAAACAGCGGTAGTATTAAAACGTTCCTAAAAAATAACCCAACATCTTCGGTTATCTTTGTAAATGAATTTACTTTAAATAAACTATATTCGACAACATTCAAACAAATTGAAGAGAAAAGTCATAAAGGAGTAGAAAAATGA
- a CDS encoding DUF4279 domain-containing protein, whose product MENNSTLVNVDFSLIGDTFDTEYVTEYLGVNPSETLKKGELKNWKKIPNIETIWSVQTGFEESFDINSQLSKIKTLFIKKTQQLNYLIEVLNLKIAVSITILIKDNEVPAIYLEEEVLKFLSDIKAVVDIDIDM is encoded by the coding sequence ATGGAAAATAATTCAACATTGGTAAATGTAGATTTTTCTCTCATCGGAGACACTTTTGATACTGAATATGTTACTGAATATTTAGGAGTTAACCCAAGTGAGACTTTAAAAAAAGGAGAGTTAAAAAATTGGAAAAAAATACCAAATATTGAAACAATTTGGAGCGTACAAACAGGCTTTGAAGAAAGCTTTGATATCAATAGTCAATTATCTAAAATAAAAACACTATTTATAAAAAAAACACAACAATTAAACTATTTAATTGAAGTATTGAACTTAAAAATAGCAGTGTCCATTACTATTTTAATTAAAGACAATGAAGTTCCTGCGATTTACCTTGAGGAAGAAGTATTAAAGTTTTTATCTGATATTAAGGCAGTTGTTGATATTGACATCGATATGTAA
- a CDS encoding polymorphic toxin type 33 domain-containing protein yields MGTATGAAIGNSTANAAQGSLNAQGAVENNYGVSAISKGRRVIRIIQRGGRLTPKDALPVAEAGLVVAAACAITGNCDASQVLKDIWSGKFEDDFSLSENQTDKPNSGSYKANDIPQSTAGAPMPPDDDDDKQNIQKINDGYLKRKGLDAHRIKEEFMGRGNNSRYDLYVDKNTGEVIIFRKGGLGNGTRTGYFIK; encoded by the coding sequence TTGGGAACGGCAACGGGTGCGGCAATCGGAAACAGCACAGCTAATGCGGCCCAAGGCAGCCTGAATGCGCAGGGGGCGGTGGAGAATAATTATGGAGTAAGTGCCATATCCAAAGGAAGAAGGGTTATCCGCATCATTCAAAGAGGCGGGCGACTTACCCCTAAAGATGCATTACCCGTTGCGGAGGCAGGGCTTGTTGTTGCTGCGGCTTGTGCAATAACGGGCAATTGTGATGCTTCACAGGTATTAAAAGATATTTGGTCGGGCAAGTTTGAAGATGATTTTAGTCTGTCAGAGAATCAGACCGATAAACCCAATTCGGGTAGCTACAAAGCAAATGATATTCCACAGAGCACAGCCGGTGCACCTATGCCGCCTGATGATGACGATGATAAACAAAATATACAAAAAATAAATGATGGATATTTAAAAAGAAAAGGGCTAGATGCCCATAGAATTAAAGAAGAATTTATGGGTAGGGGTAATAATTCCAGATATGATTTGTATGTTGATAAAAATACAGGAGAAGTCATAATTTTTAGAAAAGGAGGTTTAGGAAATGGAACTAGAACAGGTTATTTTATTAAATAA
- a CDS encoding VENN motif pre-toxin domain-containing protein, translated as MTILAHAVLGAATAAAGDNNALAGAISAGSAEAAAPLIGNYLYGEKDGSKLTAEQKETVTAITSLLGAATGATVGNSATNAAQGSLNADSAVENNYGVSAISKGRRVIRGIQKGKRLTPKDALPVAEAGLVVAATCAITGNCDASQVLEDVWSGEFEDSYMASGNADNANDKKTNAQSAAVSRSSAGAPMPPDDEDKDKSSIDHIVKDKNGEFVGNVNKGATENIRTVSQREFHQIKNNLLKNAKEVGKYSNGRGTWYQLPNGDRFGVRGSSRHGETLDFNVKGLPRDFKIHQK; from the coding sequence TTGACTATACTTGCCCATGCCGTATTGGGCGCAGCAACAGCAGCGGCAGGAGATAACAACGCCCTGGCCGGCGCAATCAGTGCAGGCAGTGCCGAAGCCGCCGCACCGCTAATCGGCAACTATCTCTACGGCGAGAAAGACGGCAGCAAACTGACGGCGGAGCAGAAAGAAACCGTAACGGCGATTACAAGTTTGCTGGGTGCTGCGACAGGAGCAACAGTCGGAAACAGCGCGACAAACGCAGCACAAGGCAGTCTGAATGCGGATAGTGCGGTGGAGAATAATTATGGTGTAAGTGCCATATCCAAAGGAAGGCGAGTTATCCGCGGCATTCAAAAAGGCAAGCGGCTTACCCCTAAAGATGCATTACCCGTTGCGGAGGCAGGGCTTGTTGTTGCTGCGACTTGTGCAATAACGGGCAATTGTGATGCTTCACAGGTATTAGAAGACGTTTGGTCCGGAGAGTTTGAAGACAGTTATATGGCTTCGGGCAATGCAGATAATGCAAATGACAAAAAAACAAATGCACAATCTGCCGCTGTTTCGCGATCATCGGCGGGGGCACCTATGCCGCCTGATGATGAGGATAAAGATAAGAGTTCTATTGATCACATTGTTAAAGATAAAAATGGAGAGTTTGTGGGAAACGTGAACAAAGGAGCAACTGAAAATATTAGAACTGTTTCACAGCGGGAATTTCATCAAATAAAAAATAATTTGTTAAAAAATGCTAAGGAAGTCGGTAAATACAGTAATGGTAGAGGTACTTGGTATCAGCTGCCTAATGGAGATAGATTTGGTGTTAGAGGTTCGTCTCGACATGGTGAAACATTAGATTTTAATGTTAAAGGCTTGCCAAGAGATTTTAAAATACATCAAAAATAA
- a CDS encoding helix-turn-helix domain-containing protein — MTYSTDFRQLALAKLAQGLSIRQVAKELGIGSDTVFKWKKNPIPKGYPQRQKTPQNYQRSTA; from the coding sequence ATGACCTATTCAACAGACTTCCGCCAACTGGCCTTAGCCAAACTCGCCCAAGGCCTCTCCATCCGTCAAGTAGCCAAAGAGCTCGGCATCGGCAGCGATACCGTGTTCAAATGGAAAAAGAATCCCATTCCCAAAGGCTATCCCCAAAGACAGAAAACCCCTCAAAATTACCAAAGAAGCACTGCTTAG
- a CDS encoding VENN motif pre-toxin domain-containing protein: protein MAAYREAVQTANEHHQKADNWQKGGVALAAVATGLSAPNDSVAGIAAATASPAVSYQIGQHFKELAQQNSDGKLTGKQETAHILAHTVLGAATAAARDNNALAGAISAGSAEAAAPLIGNYLYGKKDGSKLTAEQKETVTAITNLLGTATGAAVGDSTANAVQGSLNAQGAVENNYGVSAISKGRRVIRIIQRGGRLTPKDALPVAEAGLVVAAACAITGNCDASQVLKDVWSGEFEDSYMASGNTDNANDKKTNAQSAAVSQSSAGAPMPPDDEDEQVKDYKSRDLKTGDRIDLSKFTNRVSQNGAKAEFRDPKTGWRISPDRAGGRSHGGSAWKLLDAKGRRIGTITKDGKFLRD, encoded by the coding sequence TTGGCCGCCTACCGCGAGGCCGTACAAACCGCCAATGAACACCATCAAAAGGCCGACAACTGGCAAAAAGGCGGCGTAGCCCTAGCTGCCGTGGCCACGGGCTTATCCGCACCGAACGACAGCGTAGCAGGCATTGCCGCCGCCACTGCAAGTCCGGCAGTATCCTATCAAATCGGACAACACTTCAAAGAACTGGCGCAACAGAATTCAGACGGCAAGCTTACCGGTAAACAGGAAACCGCTCACATCCTCGCCCATACGGTATTGGGCGCGGCGACTGCTGCGGCGAGAGACAACAACGCCCTGGCCGGCGCCATCAGTGCCGGCAGTGCCGAAGCCGCCGCACCGCTAATCGGCAATTACCTTTACGGCAAGAAAGACGGCAGTAAGCTGACGGCGGAGCAGAAAGAAACCGTAACGGCGATTACAAACCTGTTGGGAACGGCAACGGGGGCGGCAGTCGGAGACAGCACAGCTAATGCGGTGCAAGGCAGTCTGAATGCGCAGGGGGCGGTGGAGAATAATTATGGAGTAAGTGCCATATCCAAAGGAAGACGGGTTATTCGTATCATTCAAAGAGGTGGGCGACTTACCCCTAAAGATGCATTACCCGTTGCGGAGGCAGGGCTTGTTGTTGCTGCGGCTTGTGCAATAACGGGTAATTGTGATGCTTCACAGGTATTAAAAGACGTTTGGTCCGGAGAGTTTGAAGACAGTTATATGGCTTCGGGCAATACAGATAATGCAAATGATAAAAAAACAAATGCACAATCTGCCGCTGTTTCGCAATCATCAGCGGGGGCACCTATGCCGCCTGATGATGAGGACGAACAAGTTAAAGATTATAAATCTCGAGATTTAAAAACAGGGGATAGAATTGATTTGTCAAAATTCACGAATCGAGTTAGCCAAAATGGAGCGAAAGCAGAATTTAGAGATCCCAAAACCGGCTGGCGAATTTCGCCTGATCGAGCTGGAGGACGAAGTCATGGCGGAAGTGCCTGGAAATTACTTGATGCCAAAGGAAGAAGAATTGGTACAATTACTAAAGATGGAAAATTCTTGAGAGATTAA
- a CDS encoding interleukin, giving the protein MYARFTINVTGENFNPTEVLSGLKTSLVIDDFGIGYLYLVHKNEFSSEFPDINYEIEFVKFFEENSHLLKAKGADTFSIFMDIYYSDQCNFEIFNKDLLNKLAKHSVSLPISVFKEEITDDNL; this is encoded by the coding sequence ATGTATGCTAGATTTACTATAAATGTAACAGGAGAAAATTTTAATCCCACTGAAGTACTATCAGGTCTAAAGACTTCTTTAGTCATTGATGATTTTGGAATAGGCTATCTATATTTAGTTCATAAAAATGAATTTTCGTCAGAGTTTCCTGACATTAATTACGAAATAGAATTTGTGAAATTTTTTGAAGAAAATTCCCATCTACTAAAGGCAAAAGGAGCTGATACGTTTAGTATATTTATGGATATTTATTATTCAGATCAGTGTAATTTCGAGATATTCAATAAAGATTTATTAAATAAATTAGCAAAGCATAGCGTTAGTCTTCCAATTAGCGTATTCAAAGAAGAAATTACGGATGATAATTTATGA